GCGCCCAACAGCAATGCCCAGCCAGTTGCGAACAGAACTGTTCTTCTCAGGTTTGACATGACTGCACCTTGGGTACGGGGGGCACCCTTGGCGTTCGTTTCGGCCCAGAGCGGTCAGGCACAGGATGTGGTGCTTGACTGCTCTATGGTTGTGTTGAGGTTGGCCGGCCGTAACTGTCTGAATTGTCCGGGTCGTCTTCTCGTAACGGACACTCTTGTTCTTGAGAGACGAGAGAGCTGGGCGGCGGCGGGCGCCTACAAGTCGGCTCCGGCGCTTGGGTTAGGCGCACGAGGCGCTTCGTCAGTCCTCTCCAGCGCTGCATCCGATAGGAATCGGTAGCCCAATGCCTTTGCGGCGTCCAATTTGTCTGTTGAGACCTGAACGCGGTGCCCCTCTGGTGTCAGTGCCTCCACTTTTCCATCCGAGACGAATGCGAAGCGTTTGGACCCAGGCACTTTTGCCATGGCGATGTCCGCCGAAACATTGGCCACGCGACCGGAAGCGACATCGAGGATCTGCATCTTGTCTGGTGAGGGGGACGCGGTTGTCTTGGCAACCTGCTGCTTTCCTTCGCAGGCGATGACGCCTGTGACCCAGCCTTTCCGAAATCCTGGGGTCTCGGTAACGGTGACGGAGCGCCCGACTTGGCGCGCCGTCCATGAACTCGGGTCGTTCGACGCGCCCGAGTCCATGCGCCAGTCGTACTTCCGCCCACTGCAAATCTCGCCTGCCCGTTTGTGGAAGTACTGCTCCAGCGTTTCAATGCTGGTGTACGCGTTGCCACGGACTTCGACTCGAATAACGCCGGGAGCTACTTCCGTGTCGCGATAGCCGCCCGCAAAGCCCATCCGCTGGTAGGGGGTTGTACATCCTGCAAGGGCGAGGAGGGCAATGAATGGCGCGAGACGCATTCAGGAAAGCCTCCCTCACTCCGCGCGTGCCGGTCAACGCCCAGGCAGGGGGTCAGGACATACCGCTCTGCGGGAGCCTGGGTGCGGGCTGTCGAATGTAGTTCCTCCAGGCGCGCTCGCTTGTGATCAGGCTGGCAGCAACGGCACCAGCTTGGGAGGGCGAAGAGCTGCGAGGTGGCGGCACGGGTGGGCGACCACCTCTTGACGTCCTCCGCTCGCGGCATGGCATCGTCAGCCTGCGGCCGTGCCATCCGCCGGGGAGACGCGTCCATGCTGGCGGTGCTGCGCTTCCGGGAGTGGGTGCTGGGGCTGTTCCGCGCCGGGGTTGGCGCTCCTCCTGTGGTGCCCCCTTCTCCGGTGGCACAACCGCTGGTGGCCCCTGCGGAAGAGCCTGTGCTGGTGCCTCCGCTCGCGCATGAGGAGCGCTCCGCGCCCATGCCTGCGAAGAAGCCGCGCCGCCGGCGGAAGAAGTGGAACGAGGTGAGCGCGTGGAACGCGCGGCTTCGCTCGCCCCTGGTGGACGAGTGACGCACGGCGCACGCTGGACGGCTACGGCGTCGCGCATGCGACGGGGAGCCGGCACGTCGTGCTGTCGGCGGGCAACGACGGGACGGTGGCGCAGTCCCGCACCGGAGTGCCGACGTAGCATCCCGTGCAGCACCTGTAGCCTGTGCTGTGCCCCTGGTATCCCGTGGGCACCGGAATCTTCGTTTCGTCGCAGTAGGACCAGTGCGCGACTTTGCACGTGTTGCAGCGCGCGTAGACGGTGTCCGTCAGGCGGCACTGGGTCAGTGACGGGTCAATCCAGCCACGGCCAAGCCAATCAAGGAAGTCCTCGCAGCTCCCCATGCCCGTCTCAACCAGCTTCCACCCGCACGACAGCTTCTTGTCTCCCGCCGCGCACCGGGCGCAGTCGGCAGCTGGGTCTCCACCCCCGAACCCAGCGGTGGTGCACCGGCTGCAGAAGCGGGAGCACGACCACACCTGGTCCGTCCCGTTGTCTCCCTTCCCGTGGTGCAGGCCCGTGCTCCAGTGCAGCAGTTCGTGGAAGAGCGTCCGTTCGAGTCCCTGGCCAGCGACGACGTAGGGCGCGAGGTTCATCCTGTAGGGGCCAGAGCGCAGTTCATCCACTCTGGAGGGAGGCCCAGGGTCGGTTGCGGCGCGGATGCCGGGGCACTGCCCCCCACACCCGATGAAAGTCTTGATGCCGGAGGCCAGCGCGGACTGCACCATTGTCCCGAGCGTGCTGTTGGTCGCCACCAGGCATTTGGTTGAGCCCGGTATCTGCTTGAGCGCCTCGAGGAGCTTCGCCGTCTGCTCACTGGTGCAGGCCCCAGGCGAAGTCCCGGTGACGATATTGACGGCGGGCATCGACTCCACCGACGTCGTCGACGTCAAGTCCGCGGGGAAGCCGGCCATGCTGTCGCAACGAGTGCCAGCGCTCCAGTGGGACTCCCGCTCCTCTTCGGGGTGCGGCTGTATGGCTGGTGACTCTTCGTCCGACTCCACCAGCCAACGCCGCCCGCCCCCATCCAGTGATGTCATCCGCTCTTGGATGATTCTGATGTCGCGACGGGACCCTATCTGGGTCCGGCGCTGGTCGAACTCGCCGTCTCGATTCGTGTCTTCGAGCCACAGCTGCACCATGACTCCGCCATCGAACGAGAGGTCATAGAGGTAGTCCGTCCGGGAGTCCTCGTCGTAGTCGCCCCAGTGCGTGGTGCTGTCTCCCTCGCTTCGTGTCGTGAGAGCCGGACGGGTGCTGTCCCCGTTGTAGTATTCGACGAAGCGCGCACCACCGTCCTCCACCCGGGAGACGATGCGACTCGTCGTCCCGTCGCGGTTGGTAATGGTGATGCTGCCTCCTCGTCGCTCCACTTCGCTGACTGCTTGGAGCTCCTTCGCCGCGGGTGACTCGTCAACCACGACGACGTGGTGCCCGCGAGGCGGCGTGCCTCCGTCCGGCCTTGCCTCGGGGCGGCTCCGCTCGGCGCCTTCCTGACAGCCCAGCCCGAATGCCACTATGGCTGCGACAGCTCCAGCAGTGATTCGCATGCCCCTGTGCTCCTCGCGCTGTTGCCGAGCATGGATACCGCGACGGGACAGGGGGGGCCCTCGCCCTCGGGGGCAGCGTCGCCTTCTCGGCAGATGGGCCCGCTGCCTTCAGGCAGTCCCGGCGTCCGCCGGCAGCAGCGGCACCTGCTCGGGAGGGCGGGGCACCGCGAGGTGCCCGTACCTCTTCGCGAACCATGCCACCCCAGCGGGCGTCACCAACGTCTGTGGGCGAGTGTGCGGCTCGTCCTGGCCGGGCTTGGGCTGGCGCAGCACGCGCACCTGGTACACGAGACGGCCGTCCCGGATGAAGGACGCATAGGGCACCCAGGGGCCGTCAGAGTCCTTGCGGAAGCACACCCCGTCCCGCTCCAACCACCGGAAGAAGTCGCGGATGGGCAACCGCAGGTGCCGGGCCGTGTCCATGAGGCTCATCAGGCGCGTGGTGGAGAGGAAGTCGTCGGCCAGCTTCACCGCGGGCGACTGGGCCTCGAGCTGGCGCTGCTGCTCGACGAGCTGCGCGGCCTGGCGCTCGTTCGCCTCGGCCAAGTCGGCCGCGAGCCGGAGGGCCTCGGGCAGCGACTTCGGCACCGCGAAGGAGGGCGCCGCCCCGGGCACCGGCAACCCGCGC
This portion of the Myxococcus guangdongensis genome encodes:
- a CDS encoding CC0125/CC1285 family lipoprotein; this encodes MRLAPFIALLALAGCTTPYQRMGFAGGYRDTEVAPGVIRVEVRGNAYTSIETLEQYFHKRAGEICSGRKYDWRMDSGASNDPSSWTARQVGRSVTVTETPGFRKGWVTGVIACEGKQQVAKTTASPSPDKMQILDVASGRVANVSADIAMAKVPGSKRFAFVSDGKVEALTPEGHRVQVSTDKLDAAKALGYRFLSDAALERTDEAPRAPNPSAGADL
- a CDS encoding KilA-N domain-containing protein, giving the protein MSCPSQQLTIGDVVVQQDAHGRYSLNDLHRAAGGEPRHQPSNFLRNESTRGLITELTRSSDSMNGPVESVRGGTAQGTFVSRPLVYAYAMWVSPAFHLRVIEVFDAVARGLPVPGAAPSFAVPKSLPEALRLAADLAEANERQAAQLVEQQRQLEAQSPAVKLADDFLSTTRLMSLMDTARHLRLPIRDFFRWLERDGVCFRKDSDGPWVPYASFIRDGRLVYQVRVLRQPKPGQDEPHTRPQTLVTPAGVAWFAKRYGHLAVPRPPEQVPLLPADAGTA